One region of Natronobacterium texcoconense genomic DNA includes:
- a CDS encoding S8 family peptidase — protein MIDTGVDETHPDLSNLDVEGSVAVVDGEIAPHQGDPNGHGTHVAGTAAATGDELMTGTAPDATLVSVDVLGHGTGTMGDIMLGMEYAADVGTDAANISLGFMMAPQEFAEFEDNVGVYRQLFEPVANYGRREGTLYVGSAGNDETDLQGGWLRLWNGLSGVIGVSATGPNDKLTFYSNWGRNDVDVGAPGGGYETEEKTVDPEADVEWPYPLNLVFSTYSTQAEEGPAPYNWLAGTSMAAPQVTGLAALARELDEGANPQQVLQAVRKGAEVGDNRGDPELGAGRVNALNTVERLE, from the coding sequence ATCATCGACACGGGAGTCGACGAGACCCACCCCGACCTCTCGAACCTCGACGTAGAAGGCAGCGTCGCTGTCGTCGACGGTGAGATCGCACCCCACCAGGGTGATCCCAACGGACACGGTACCCACGTCGCGGGGACGGCCGCCGCGACGGGCGACGAGCTCATGACGGGGACAGCGCCCGATGCGACGCTCGTCTCCGTGGACGTGCTGGGTCACGGCACCGGCACTATGGGTGACATCATGCTCGGAATGGAGTACGCCGCCGACGTCGGCACGGATGCCGCGAACATCAGCCTCGGTTTCATGATGGCTCCACAGGAGTTCGCCGAATTCGAGGACAACGTGGGAGTCTACCGCCAGCTGTTCGAACCAGTCGCGAACTACGGACGGCGGGAGGGAACGCTGTACGTCGGGTCGGCCGGTAACGACGAGACCGACCTGCAGGGTGGCTGGCTCCGCCTCTGGAACGGCCTGTCCGGTGTTATCGGCGTCAGCGCCACCGGACCGAACGACAAACTCACGTTCTACTCGAACTGGGGACGCAACGACGTCGACGTCGGCGCACCCGGCGGCGGCTACGAAACCGAAGAGAAGACGGTCGATCCGGAAGCCGACGTCGAGTGGCCCTACCCGCTCAACCTGGTGTTCTCGACGTATTCGACGCAGGCCGAGGAGGGTCCTGCCCCGTACAATTGGCTGGCGGGCACGTCGATGGCGGCCCCACAGGTCACCGGCCTCGCCGCCCTCGCTCGCGAACTCGACGAGGGCGCGAATCCCCAGCAGGTACTCCAGGCAGTCCGAAAGGGAGCCGAGGTCGGGGACAACCGTGGCGACCCGGAACTCGGTGCAGGGAGAGTCAACGCGCTGAACACCGTCGAACGACTCGAGTGA